From the Anguilla anguilla isolate fAngAng1 chromosome 6, fAngAng1.pri, whole genome shotgun sequence genome, one window contains:
- the LOC118230889 gene encoding cohesin subunit SA-1 isoform X2, which yields MITSELPVLQDPSNESGQAETVSLSVSVSELDDSGELKGKKKRGRPGRPPTANKKPRKAPQEKSQMGPPRGRKANGLPQQNGEGDPVTLFEVVKLGKSAMQSVVDDWIESYKQDRDIALLDLINFFIQCSGCKGTVRIEMFRNMQNAEIIRKMTEEFDEDSGDYPLTMPGPQWKKFRYNFCEFIGVLIRQCQYSIIYDEYMMDTVISLLTGLSDSQVRAFRHTSTLAAMKLMTALVNVALNLSINQDNTQRQYEAERNKIVGKRANEKLELLLQKRKELQENQDEIENMMNSIFKGIFVHRYRDAIAEIRAICIEEIGMWMKMYSDAFLNDSYLKYVGWTLHDRQGEVRLKCLKALQNLYTNRELFPKLELFTNRFKDRIVSMTLDKEYDVAVEAIRLVTLILQGSEDALSNEDCENVYHLVYSAHRPVAVAAGEFLHRKLFSRHDPQAEEALAKRRGRNSPNGNLIRMLVLFFLESELHEHAAYLVDSLWESSQELLKDWECMTELLLEEPVQGEEVLSDRQESALIELTVCTIRQAAEAHPPVGRGTGKRVLTAKERKMQIDDKNKLTEHFIMALPMLLSKYQADSEKVANLLQIPQFFDLDVYSAGRMEKHLDALLKQIKFVVEKHTETEVLEACSRTYSTLCSEEYTIMNRVDIARSQLVDEMVDRFCHSVEDLLQEGEEADDDDIYNVLSTLKRLTAFHNAHDLTRWDLFGNCYRLLKTGIEQGSMPEQIAVQALQCSHYAILWQLVKITEGSPSKDDLIALRRVVKSFLAVCQQCLSNVNTPVKEQAFMLLCDLLMIFSHQLTSGAREGLQPLVFNPDGQLQNELLTFVLDHVFIDQDEENQSIEGDEEDEANKIEALHKRRNLLAAFSKLIIYDIVDMPAAADIFKHYMKYYNDYGDIIKETLSKTRQTDKIQCAKTLILSLQQLFNELLQDQGPNLDRTSSHVSGIKELARRFALTFGLDQIKTREAVATLHKDGIEFAFKYQNPKGVEFPPPNLAFLEVLSEFSSKLLRQDKKTVHSYLEKFMTEQMMERREDVWLPLISYRNSLLTGGDEDRMSVTSGSSSSKAGSVRSKKGRPPLHKKRIDEESVEGSWLMRNDTLPTPQLTSTVLRENPRQAAEHIPDQDSEPGSESDYVHNPQMQMSWLGQQKLEEVNRKDRTGMNYMKARSGGVRQTVRGLMEDDAEPIFEDVMMSSRGQLEDMNEEFEDTMVIDLPPSRNRRERAELRPDFFDSAAMIEDESGFTMPMF from the exons ATGATTACCTCAGAGCTGCCAGTTTTGCA GGACCCCAGTAATGAGTCGGGCCAGGCGGAGACGGTCAGCCTCAGCGTGAGCGTCAGCGAGCTGGACGACAGCGGAGAGCTCAAGGGCAAGAAGAAGAGGGGGAGGCCCGGGAGACCGCCg ACGGCGAATAAGAAGCCTAGGAAGGCCCCCCAGGAGAAGTCCCAGATGGGGCCCCCGCGGGGGCGCAAGGCCAACGGCCTGCCCCAGCAGAACGGCGAGGGCGACCCCGTCACCCTGTTCGAGGTGGTCAAGCTCGGAAAGAGTGCCATGCAG tctgtCGTCgatgactggattgagtcctacaaGCAGGACAGAGATATAGCACTTCTCGACCTAATCAACTTCTTCATTCAGTGCTCTGGGTGCAAAg GCACTGTAAGAATCGAGATGTTTCGCAACATGCAGAATGCCGAGATTATCCGGAAAATGACCGAGGAGTTTGACGAG GACAGCGGCGACTACCCGCTCACCATGCCCGGGCCGCAGTGGAAGAAGTTCCGCTACAACTTCTGCGAGTTCATCGGCGTCCTGATCCGGCAGTGCCAGTACAGCATCATCTACGACGAGTACATGATGGACACGGTCATCTCGCTGCTCACCGGGCTCTCCGACTCCCAGGTCCGAGCCTTCCGGCACACCAGCACCCTGGCAG CCATGAAGCTGATGACGGCCCTGGTGAACGTGGCCCTGAACCTGAGCATCAACCAGGACAACACGCAGAGGCAGTACGAGGCCGAGCGCAACAAGATCGTGGGCAAGAGGGCCAACGAGaagctggagctgctgctgcagaagaggaaggag CTTCAGGAAAACCAGGATGAGATCGAAAACATGATGAACTCCATCTTCAAGGGCATTTTCGTCCACCGGTACAG GGACGCGATCGCGGAAATCCGAGCCATCTGCATAGAGGAGATCGGCATGTGGATGAAGATGTACAGCGACGCCTTCCTGAACGACAGCTACCTGAAGTACGTCGGGTGGACCCTGCACGACCGG CAAGGTGAAGTGCGATTGAAGTGCTTGAAAGCCCTCCAGAACCTCTACACGAACAGAGAGCTCTTCCCAAAGCTGGAGCTCTTCACCAACAGGTTCAAG GATCGTATTGTGTCGATGACCCTGGACAAAGAGTATGATGTAGCAGTGGAGGCCATAAGACTGGTGACACTAATCCTGCA GGGGAGCGAGGACGCCCTGTCCAACGAGGACTGCGAGAACGTCTACCACCTGGTGTACTCCGCCCACCGGCCCGTCGCCGTGGCCGCGGGAGAGTTCCTCCACCGGAA GCTGTTCAGCAGGCATGACCCCCAGGCGGAGGAGGCCCTGGCCAAACGCAGGGGCAGAAACAGCCCCAACGGAAACCTGATCAGAATGCTGGTGCTCTTCTTCCTGGAGAGCGAG cTGCACGAGCACGCGGCCTACCTGGTGGACAGCCTGTGGGAGAGCTCCCAGGAGCTGCTGAAGGACTGGGAGTGCATGACGGAGCTTCTGCTGGAGGAGCCCGTGCAGGGAGAGGAAG TGCTGTCGGACAGGCAGGAGAGCGCGCTGATCGAGCTGACCGTCTGCACCATTCGGCAGGCGGCCGAGGCGCACCCGCCCGTGGGGCGCGGGACGGGGAAGAGG GTGCTGACGGCGAAGGAGAGGAAGATGCAGATCGACGataaaaacaaactgacagaGCACTTCATCATGGCCCTGCCCATGCTGCTGTCGAAG TACCAGGCGGACTCTGAGAAGGTGGCTAACCTGCTGCAGATCCCCCAGTTCTTCGACCTGGACGTGTACAGCGCTGGCAGGATGGAGAAG CACTTGGACGCCCTGCTGAAGCAGATCAAGTTTGTGGTGGAGAAGCACACGGAGACGGAGGTGCTGGAGGCCTGCAGCCGCACCTACAGCACCCTGTGCAGCGAGGAGTACACCATCATGAACCGCGTGGACATCGCCCGCAGCCAGCTGGTGGACGAGATGGTCGACCGCTTCTGCCACTCCGTGGAGGACCTGCTGCAGGAG GGCGAGGAGGCGGACGATGACGACATTTACAACGTGCTCTCCACCCTCAAGAGGCTCACCGCGTTCCACAA tgCCCATGACCTCACCCGGTGGGACCTGTTTGGAAACTGCTACCGGCTGCTGAAGACCGGAATCGAGCAAGGGTCCATGCCCGAGCAG ATTGCAGTGCAGGCTCTTCAGTGCTCGCATTACGCCATCCTGTGGCAGCTGGTGAAGATCACAGAGGGTTCTCCGTCTAAG GATGACCTCATTGCACTAAGGAGAGTTGTCAAGTCTTTCTTGGCCGTGTGTCAGCAGTGCCTGTCCAATGTCAACACCCCTGTAAAGGAGCAG gcgTTCATGCTGCTCTGCGACCTCCTGATGATCTTCAGCCACCAGCTGACCTCGGGGGCCCGCGAGGGCCTGCAGCCGCTGGTCTTCAACCCCGACGGGCAGCTGCAGAACGAGCTGCTCACCTTCGTCCTCGACCACGTCTTCATCGACCAGGACGAGGAGAACCAGAGCATCG AGGGCGACGAGGAAGACGAAGCCAATAAGATCGAGGCCTTGCACAAGAGGAGGAACCTGCTGGCGGCCTTCAGCAAGCTCATCATCTACGACATCGTGGACATGCCGGCCGCCGCTGACATCTTCAAGCACTACATGAAG TACTACAACGATTACGGTGACATCATCAAGGAGACGCTGAGCAAGACGAGACAGACGGACAAGATCCAGTGCGCCAAGACCCTCATTCTGAGTCTTCAGCAG CTCTTCAATGAGCTTCTGCAGGACCAGGGCCCCAACCTGGACCGCACCTCGTCCCACGTGAGCGGCATCAAGGAGCTGGCTCGCCGCTTTGCCCTCACCTTCGGCCTGGACCAGATCAAAACCCGCGAGGCCGTGGCCACGCTGCACAA ggATGGAATCGAGTTTGCCTTCAAGTACCAGAACCCGAAAGGGGTGGAGTTCCCCCCTCCGAATCTGGCCTTCCTGGAAGTCCTGAGCGAGTTCTCCTCCAAGCTGCTCCGTCAGGATAAAAAGACTGT CCACTCGTACCTGGAGAAGTTCATGACGGAGCAGATGATGGAGCGGCGGGAGGACGTGTGGCTGCCGCTCATCTCCTACAGGAACTCCCTGCTGACGGGCGGGGACGAGGACCGCATGTCCGTCaccagcggcagcagcagcagcaaggccGGCTCGGTCCGCAGCAAGAAGGGCCGGCCGCCCCTGCACAAGAAGAGGATAGACG AGGAGAGCGTGGAGGGGTCCTGGCTGATGCGGAACGACACCCTGCCCACGCCCCAGCTCACCTCCACCGTCCTGCGGGAGAACCCCCGGCAGGCGGCCGAGCACATCCCCGACCAGGACTCCGAGCCGGGCTCCGAGTCCGACTACGTCCACAA CCCCCAGATGCAGATGTCCTGGCTCGGGcagcagaagctggaggaggtgaACCGGAAGGACCGGACGGGGATGAACTACATGAAGGCCCGGAGTGGAGGGGTGCGGCAGACCGT CCGGGGTCTGATGGAGGATGACGCAGAGCCCATCTTCGAGGACGTGATGATGTCGTCTCGCGGCCAGCTGGAGGACATGAACGAGGAGTTTGAGGACACCATGGTGATCGATCTG CCTCCATCCAGGAACAGAcgagagagagcagaactgAGACCAGACTTTTTCGACTCGGCAGCCATGATAGAGGATGAATCG GGATTCACCATGCCCATGTTCTGA
- the LOC118230889 gene encoding cohesin subunit SA-1 isoform X1, giving the protein MITSELPVLQDPSNESGQAETVSLSVSVSELDDSGELKGKKKRGRPGRPPTANKKPRKAPQEKSQMGPPRGRKANGLPQQNGEGDPVTLFEVVKLGKSAMQSVVDDWIESYKQDRDIALLDLINFFIQCSGCKGTVRIEMFRNMQNAEIIRKMTEEFDEDSGDYPLTMPGPQWKKFRYNFCEFIGVLIRQCQYSIIYDEYMMDTVISLLTGLSDSQVRAFRHTSTLAAMKLMTALVNVALNLSINQDNTQRQYEAERNKIVGKRANEKLELLLQKRKELQENQDEIENMMNSIFKGIFVHRYRDAIAEIRAICIEEIGMWMKMYSDAFLNDSYLKYVGWTLHDRQGEVRLKCLKALQNLYTNRELFPKLELFTNRFKDRIVSMTLDKEYDVAVEAIRLVTLILQGSEDALSNEDCENVYHLVYSAHRPVAVAAGEFLHRKLFSRHDPQAEEALAKRRGRNSPNGNLIRMLVLFFLESELHEHAAYLVDSLWESSQELLKDWECMTELLLEEPVQGEEVLSDRQESALIELTVCTIRQAAEAHPPVGRGTGKRVLTAKERKMQIDDKNKLTEHFIMALPMLLSKYQADSEKVANLLQIPQFFDLDVYSAGRMEKHLDALLKQIKFVVEKHTETEVLEACSRTYSTLCSEEYTIMNRVDIARSQLVDEMVDRFCHSVEDLLQEGEEADDDDIYNVLSTLKRLTAFHNAHDLTRWDLFGNCYRLLKTGIEQGSMPEQIAVQALQCSHYAILWQLVKITEGSPSKDDLIALRRVVKSFLAVCQQCLSNVNTPVKEQAFMLLCDLLMIFSHQLTSGAREGLQPLVFNPDGQLQNELLTFVLDHVFIDQDEENQSIEGDEEDEANKIEALHKRRNLLAAFSKLIIYDIVDMPAAADIFKHYMKYYNDYGDIIKETLSKTRQTDKIQCAKTLILSLQQLFNELLQDQGPNLDRTSSHVSGIKELARRFALTFGLDQIKTREAVATLHKDGIEFAFKYQNPKGVEFPPPNLAFLEVLSEFSSKLLRQDKKTVHSYLEKFMTEQMMERREDVWLPLISYRNSLLTGGDEDRMSVTSGSSSSKAGSVRSKKGRPPLHKKRIDGEEESVEGSWLMRNDTLPTPQLTSTVLRENPRQAAEHIPDQDSEPGSESDYVHNPQMQMSWLGQQKLEEVNRKDRTGMNYMKARSGGVRQTVRGLMEDDAEPIFEDVMMSSRGQLEDMNEEFEDTMVIDLPPSRNRRERAELRPDFFDSAAMIEDESGFTMPMF; this is encoded by the exons ATGATTACCTCAGAGCTGCCAGTTTTGCA GGACCCCAGTAATGAGTCGGGCCAGGCGGAGACGGTCAGCCTCAGCGTGAGCGTCAGCGAGCTGGACGACAGCGGAGAGCTCAAGGGCAAGAAGAAGAGGGGGAGGCCCGGGAGACCGCCg ACGGCGAATAAGAAGCCTAGGAAGGCCCCCCAGGAGAAGTCCCAGATGGGGCCCCCGCGGGGGCGCAAGGCCAACGGCCTGCCCCAGCAGAACGGCGAGGGCGACCCCGTCACCCTGTTCGAGGTGGTCAAGCTCGGAAAGAGTGCCATGCAG tctgtCGTCgatgactggattgagtcctacaaGCAGGACAGAGATATAGCACTTCTCGACCTAATCAACTTCTTCATTCAGTGCTCTGGGTGCAAAg GCACTGTAAGAATCGAGATGTTTCGCAACATGCAGAATGCCGAGATTATCCGGAAAATGACCGAGGAGTTTGACGAG GACAGCGGCGACTACCCGCTCACCATGCCCGGGCCGCAGTGGAAGAAGTTCCGCTACAACTTCTGCGAGTTCATCGGCGTCCTGATCCGGCAGTGCCAGTACAGCATCATCTACGACGAGTACATGATGGACACGGTCATCTCGCTGCTCACCGGGCTCTCCGACTCCCAGGTCCGAGCCTTCCGGCACACCAGCACCCTGGCAG CCATGAAGCTGATGACGGCCCTGGTGAACGTGGCCCTGAACCTGAGCATCAACCAGGACAACACGCAGAGGCAGTACGAGGCCGAGCGCAACAAGATCGTGGGCAAGAGGGCCAACGAGaagctggagctgctgctgcagaagaggaaggag CTTCAGGAAAACCAGGATGAGATCGAAAACATGATGAACTCCATCTTCAAGGGCATTTTCGTCCACCGGTACAG GGACGCGATCGCGGAAATCCGAGCCATCTGCATAGAGGAGATCGGCATGTGGATGAAGATGTACAGCGACGCCTTCCTGAACGACAGCTACCTGAAGTACGTCGGGTGGACCCTGCACGACCGG CAAGGTGAAGTGCGATTGAAGTGCTTGAAAGCCCTCCAGAACCTCTACACGAACAGAGAGCTCTTCCCAAAGCTGGAGCTCTTCACCAACAGGTTCAAG GATCGTATTGTGTCGATGACCCTGGACAAAGAGTATGATGTAGCAGTGGAGGCCATAAGACTGGTGACACTAATCCTGCA GGGGAGCGAGGACGCCCTGTCCAACGAGGACTGCGAGAACGTCTACCACCTGGTGTACTCCGCCCACCGGCCCGTCGCCGTGGCCGCGGGAGAGTTCCTCCACCGGAA GCTGTTCAGCAGGCATGACCCCCAGGCGGAGGAGGCCCTGGCCAAACGCAGGGGCAGAAACAGCCCCAACGGAAACCTGATCAGAATGCTGGTGCTCTTCTTCCTGGAGAGCGAG cTGCACGAGCACGCGGCCTACCTGGTGGACAGCCTGTGGGAGAGCTCCCAGGAGCTGCTGAAGGACTGGGAGTGCATGACGGAGCTTCTGCTGGAGGAGCCCGTGCAGGGAGAGGAAG TGCTGTCGGACAGGCAGGAGAGCGCGCTGATCGAGCTGACCGTCTGCACCATTCGGCAGGCGGCCGAGGCGCACCCGCCCGTGGGGCGCGGGACGGGGAAGAGG GTGCTGACGGCGAAGGAGAGGAAGATGCAGATCGACGataaaaacaaactgacagaGCACTTCATCATGGCCCTGCCCATGCTGCTGTCGAAG TACCAGGCGGACTCTGAGAAGGTGGCTAACCTGCTGCAGATCCCCCAGTTCTTCGACCTGGACGTGTACAGCGCTGGCAGGATGGAGAAG CACTTGGACGCCCTGCTGAAGCAGATCAAGTTTGTGGTGGAGAAGCACACGGAGACGGAGGTGCTGGAGGCCTGCAGCCGCACCTACAGCACCCTGTGCAGCGAGGAGTACACCATCATGAACCGCGTGGACATCGCCCGCAGCCAGCTGGTGGACGAGATGGTCGACCGCTTCTGCCACTCCGTGGAGGACCTGCTGCAGGAG GGCGAGGAGGCGGACGATGACGACATTTACAACGTGCTCTCCACCCTCAAGAGGCTCACCGCGTTCCACAA tgCCCATGACCTCACCCGGTGGGACCTGTTTGGAAACTGCTACCGGCTGCTGAAGACCGGAATCGAGCAAGGGTCCATGCCCGAGCAG ATTGCAGTGCAGGCTCTTCAGTGCTCGCATTACGCCATCCTGTGGCAGCTGGTGAAGATCACAGAGGGTTCTCCGTCTAAG GATGACCTCATTGCACTAAGGAGAGTTGTCAAGTCTTTCTTGGCCGTGTGTCAGCAGTGCCTGTCCAATGTCAACACCCCTGTAAAGGAGCAG gcgTTCATGCTGCTCTGCGACCTCCTGATGATCTTCAGCCACCAGCTGACCTCGGGGGCCCGCGAGGGCCTGCAGCCGCTGGTCTTCAACCCCGACGGGCAGCTGCAGAACGAGCTGCTCACCTTCGTCCTCGACCACGTCTTCATCGACCAGGACGAGGAGAACCAGAGCATCG AGGGCGACGAGGAAGACGAAGCCAATAAGATCGAGGCCTTGCACAAGAGGAGGAACCTGCTGGCGGCCTTCAGCAAGCTCATCATCTACGACATCGTGGACATGCCGGCCGCCGCTGACATCTTCAAGCACTACATGAAG TACTACAACGATTACGGTGACATCATCAAGGAGACGCTGAGCAAGACGAGACAGACGGACAAGATCCAGTGCGCCAAGACCCTCATTCTGAGTCTTCAGCAG CTCTTCAATGAGCTTCTGCAGGACCAGGGCCCCAACCTGGACCGCACCTCGTCCCACGTGAGCGGCATCAAGGAGCTGGCTCGCCGCTTTGCCCTCACCTTCGGCCTGGACCAGATCAAAACCCGCGAGGCCGTGGCCACGCTGCACAA ggATGGAATCGAGTTTGCCTTCAAGTACCAGAACCCGAAAGGGGTGGAGTTCCCCCCTCCGAATCTGGCCTTCCTGGAAGTCCTGAGCGAGTTCTCCTCCAAGCTGCTCCGTCAGGATAAAAAGACTGT CCACTCGTACCTGGAGAAGTTCATGACGGAGCAGATGATGGAGCGGCGGGAGGACGTGTGGCTGCCGCTCATCTCCTACAGGAACTCCCTGCTGACGGGCGGGGACGAGGACCGCATGTCCGTCaccagcggcagcagcagcagcaaggccGGCTCGGTCCGCAGCAAGAAGGGCCGGCCGCCCCTGCACAAGAAGAGGATAGACGGTGAGG AGGAGAGCGTGGAGGGGTCCTGGCTGATGCGGAACGACACCCTGCCCACGCCCCAGCTCACCTCCACCGTCCTGCGGGAGAACCCCCGGCAGGCGGCCGAGCACATCCCCGACCAGGACTCCGAGCCGGGCTCCGAGTCCGACTACGTCCACAA CCCCCAGATGCAGATGTCCTGGCTCGGGcagcagaagctggaggaggtgaACCGGAAGGACCGGACGGGGATGAACTACATGAAGGCCCGGAGTGGAGGGGTGCGGCAGACCGT CCGGGGTCTGATGGAGGATGACGCAGAGCCCATCTTCGAGGACGTGATGATGTCGTCTCGCGGCCAGCTGGAGGACATGAACGAGGAGTTTGAGGACACCATGGTGATCGATCTG CCTCCATCCAGGAACAGAcgagagagagcagaactgAGACCAGACTTTTTCGACTCGGCAGCCATGATAGAGGATGAATCG GGATTCACCATGCCCATGTTCTGA